The Streptomyces sp. NBC_01363 region TTCGAGCCGGTGCAGGTGACGGGGGACTTGCTGCCGCTTGCGGTGGTGCCGGCGCTGTTCTTCCCGCTCTTGCTGCCGCCGGTGGAGCTCTTGGACGTGGTGGAGACGTTCTCGGCGGGGGCATTGGCCGCGTCGCTGTCGGTCTTCTTGGTGTCCTTGGCGTCCTTGCCCGTGTCGGGGGTGGTGGCGGTGGTGTTCGCTGCCGGAGCCGCCGCGCCTGCCTTGCCGTCGTTCCCGTTGTCGTTGCCACCGCAGGCGGTGAGCGAGAGGGCGGCCAGGAGGGCGGTCGCGGCGAGGGCGGTGGTGCGGATGCGGTTGCTGCGCATGGTGGTACTCCCCGTGTGTGGGCTGGTGATGTTGTTCGGTCAGTTGTGGCAGATCAGGACCATGACGATCGCGGTGGACACGATCAACACGCCGATGGCCACGACATCGATGAGCTCGATGCGGAAGTGGATTCGCACTGCGTCGTCCCGGTGGTCGCTGCGGTGTGTCCACAGCTTGCGGGGCGGCGGAATCCGACCGCAACGCCGAACAGCCCATTGGGGAAGCTGGAATGCCTGCGCGTACTGTGACCTGGGCAGATTCCACGTCCCTGGAACGGTGTTCTGGGACGGACCAGGAGGGGGAACGCCGAAGTGGCGACGCCGGAGGCCGGGGAATTCGCGGCTCTGCTGAAGGAACTGAAGGACCGTTCGGGGCGCAGCTACGGGGTTCTCGCCGGAAGACTGCACGTCAGCACGTCGACGCTGCACCGGTACTGCAACGGTGATGCGGTGCCGAACGAGTACGCCCCGGTGGAACGGCTGGCGCGGTTGTGCGGGGCCGGGCCGGACGAGCTGGTGGAGCTGCACCGGCGGTGGATCGTGGCGGATGCGGCCCGGCGGCGCCCTGCCGCGGCTGCTCCCGCTCCTGCGGCTGCGGCTGCTTCCGCTCCTGCTCCTGCGGAGCCGGTCCGGGACGCGGTTTCGGACAAGGTTCCGGATGCGTCTGCGGACACGTCTCCGGATGCGGGGCGTGGCTCTCGGGCCGAGGCTGAGGCCGGGGCAGGGGCCGGGGAGTCGTCCGGAGGGCGGGACGGGAAAGCGGGCGGGGACGGCGGCGGCACGTTCGTGTCGGTGCCCACGCCCGAGCCCACGTTCGAAGCCGAGCCCACGATCGTGGCAGGCGGGGCGAGCCGGCCCAGGCGGTTCCTGCCCTCCCGGCGGGCGCGCGTGCTGCTCGCGGCCGCCGCCGTCGTCGCGCTGAGCGTGCCCACCTCGATCGTCGTCAGCAATCTGTCGGGCAAGGACACCGACGATCTCAGCAACGCCCCCGCCGTGGACGGCCAGGACATGGACGGGTCCGCGCCCGCCCTGCTCGGCCGCGACAGGAGCCCCACCGCCTCGCCCAGCGGGGCGAAGAAGTCGGGCAAGCCAGTACTGTCCGGCTCGGCGACCGTCTCGTCCCCGCCGTCCGGCGGCGCCTCCGCCACGTCCGGGAGGCACGGCACGGGAGCCGGGTCGGGTGGTCAACAGAGCGGGGGCGTACCGCTGAGCGCCACCATCAGCTCGTACAACTGGGAAGAGCCCTGCGGCAAGTACTACGTGCTGGACCAGAAGCCGAACGACGTGCCTCCGCCGCCCCCGCCGCAGGACACCCGCGGCTGGGCCAGGGCGCTCGGCGGGGTGGACGGCGGCAACATGCTGCTCGAAGTCACCGTGCAGGGGAAGTCGGGGCAGGCCGTCGTGCTGAACGGACTGCATGTGCGGACGCTGTCCCGGAAGGCGCCGCTGGCTTGGTCGGCGTACTCGATGGGGGAGGGCTGCGGAAGCGGCATCACCCCGCAGTCCTTCGACATCGACCTCGACGACGGCCGGCCGACCCTCACCCCGGTGGCGGGTCAGCAGGGGGACGTGCGGGTGCCGCCGAAGAACTTCCCGTTCCGGGTGTCCTCCACCGATGTGGAGGTGTTCGACCTCGACGCCCACGTCGAAGGCCACGACGTCAGCTGGTACCTGGAGCTGGAGTGGAGCAGTGGCGGCCGGGAGGGGACGCTGCGCATCGACGACGGTGGGAAGCCGTTCCGTACCAGCAGCATCAAGGCCCGGCCGGAGTACAGGTACCAGTACGACACGGCCCAGTGGGAGACCGCGGAGCCGAACTAGTTCTCGCCACCGGGCCGGTGCGTAGGGGCGGGCGCCCCGGGCAGGGGCGCCCGGGGGTCAGAGGCGCCCGGGGGTCCGGATGCCGAGCAGCTCCATGCCCTGGTGCAGGGTGCGGGCGGTGAGGTCCGAGAGGAAGAGGCGGTTCTCGGCCACATCGCCCGGCACCTCGGGCTTGAGCACCGGGCACTGGTCGTAGAACGTCGTGAAGAGCGACGACAGCTGGTAGAGGTACGAGGCCAGCTTGTGCGGCTCGTACGCGGTGGCGACCTCGGCCACGACCTCGGCGAACTGGTCCAGGTGCAGGGCCAGCGCGCGCTCGGCCGGGGCCAGCTCCAGCTCCGGGTGGGGCTGGGACTTCAGCTCGCCCGCCTTGCGCTTGATCGAGCGGGACCGGGCGTGCGCGTACTGGATGTACACGCTGGTGTCGCCGGTCAGCGACACCATCTGGTCCAGGTCGAACTTGTAGTCGCGGGCGGCCGACGTCGACAGGTCCGCGTACTTCACCGCGCCGATGCCGACCTGCGTGGCACGCTCGGTGATCTCGTCCTCGGTGAGGTCCTTGGCCTTCTCGCGCACGACGGCGGACGCCCGGTCGATCGCCTCGTCCAGCAGATCCTGCAGCCGGACCGTCTCGCCCTCACGGGTCTTGAACGGCTTGCCGTCCTTGCCGAGCACCGTGCCGAAGGCGAGCTGCACGGCCTTGACGTCCTCGTTCAGCCAGCCGGCCCGGCGGGCGGTCTCGAAGACCATCTTGAAGTGCAGGGCCTGCCGGGCGTCCACGACGTACAGCAGGGTGTTCGCCTTGAGGTTCTGCACCCGGTCGCGGATCGCGGAGAGGTCGGTCGCCGCGTAGCCGTATCCGCCGTTCGACTTCTTGACGATCAGCGGCGTCGGGTTGCCGTCCGGGCCCTTCACGTCGTCGAAGAACACGCAGAGCGCACCCTCGGAGCGGACGGCGACGCCCGACTCCTCCAGGATGCGGCAGGTCTCCTCCAGCATGGCGTTGTAGCCGGACTCGCCGACGATGTCGGCGTCCCGGATCTCCATGTCGAGCTTGTTGAAGACCGAGTAGAAGTAGATCTTCGACTCGTCGACGAAGCGCTGCCACAGGGCGAGCGTCTCCTCGTCGCCGGCCTGGAGCGCGACGACCCGGTCCCGGGAGCGGGCCTTGAACTCCTCGTCGGAGTCGAAGAGCACCCGCGAGGCCTTGTAGAGCCGGTTCAGCGAGGACATGGCGGCTTCGCCGTCCGCCTCGCCGCCGTCGCCCTCGTGGGTCAGCTCGCCCGGGTGCTCGATCAGGTACTGGATGAGCATGCCGAACTGGGTGCCCCAGTCGCCGATGTGGTGCCTGCGGACCACGGACTCGCCCGTGAATTCCAGGATCTGCGCCATCGCGGCACCGATCACCGCGGAACGCAGGTGGCCGACGTGCATCTCCTTGGCCACGTTCGGCTGCGCGTAGTCGATGACGGTGGTGCCCGCGGCGCTGTTGTACGGCACACCGAGGCGGCCCTCGTCGTCCGCGGCGCGCGCGGCGAGGGTCTCGATGATGGCCCTGTCGGCGAGCGTGACGTTGAGGAAGCCGGGGCCGGAGACCTCGATCTCCTTGATCAGGCCGCCCGCCGGGAGCGCGGCGGTGACCTGGGAGGCGAGCTCGCGCGGGTTGCCCTTGAGCTTCTTGGCGAGGGCCAGGATGCCGTTGGCCTGGAAGTCGGCCCGGTCGCTTCGTCGCAGCAGCGGGTCCGCGGTGCCGGCATCCGGCAGAGCTGCCGTCAGGGCGTCCGCCAGCTGCTGCTGGAGCGTGGAAGCGAGGGAATTGACCGAGGCCATGGGCTGGCTGCCGTTTCCGTAGGAGTACAAGGGATCACACCCAGTATTCCACGGGCGGTAAAGCCGTTTTCGCGCTGCCGGTAGGACCTGGGAGAATGGGCGGAGCCCCTACGAGTCCCACAAGGGTGTTCCTACGAGTCCTACAAGAGAGAAGGACGTGCAGACCGTGGCTCAGAGTCAGAGCAGCACCGAGGCCGACTGGGTCTCCCGCTTCGCGGACGATGTCATCGCCGAATCGGAGCGTCGTGCGCCTGGCAAACCGGTCGTCGTCGCGTCCGGCCTCTCCCCGTCCGGCCCGATCCACCTGGGCAACCTCCGCGAGGTCATGACCCCGCACCTGGTCGCCGACGAGGTCCGCCGCCGGGGGTACACCGTCCGGCACCTGATCTCGTGGGACGACTACGACCGGTACCGCAAGGTGCCCAATGGTGTCCCGGGGATCGACGAGTCCTGGGCCGAGCACATCGGCAAGCCGTTGACCTCGGTGCCCGCCCCGGCCGGGTCCGCGTATCCGAACTGGGCCGAGCACTTCAAAGCCGCCATGACGGCCGCGCTGGACGAGCTGGGCGTCGAGTACGACAGCATCAGCCAGACCGAGCAGTACACGGCGGGCGCCTACCGCGAGCAGATCCTGCACGCGATGAGGCACCGCGCCGACATCGACGCAGTCCTCGACCGGTACCGGACGAAGAAGGACCCGGCCGCGGCGGGCGCCAAGGGCGGCAAGAAGCCGCAGCAGCAGAAGAAGGTCGACGAGGCCGAGCAGGAGGCCGAGGCGGGCTCCGGCGCGGCGAGCGAGGACGACGGCAGCGGCGGTTCGGCCGGATACTTCCCGTACAAGCCCTACTGCGGCAACTGCGAGAAGGACCTCACGACCGTCACGTCGTACGACGACGACAGCACCGAGCTGAACTACACCTGCACGGCCTGCGGCTTCGCCGAGACGGTGCGGCTGAGCGAGTTCAACCGCGGCAAGCTGGTCTGGAAGGTCGACTGGCCGATGCGCTGGGCGTTCGAGGGCGTGATCTTCGAGCCGAGCGGCGTGGACCACTCCTCGCCGGGCTCCTCGTTCGTCGTCGGCGGCCAGATCGTCCGCGAGATCTTCGACGGCGTGCAGCCGATCGGCCCGATGTACGCCTTCGTCGGGATCTCCGGCATGGCGAAGATGTCCTCCAGCAAGGGCGGCGTGCCGACCCCGGCCGACGCGCTGAAGATCATGGAGGCGCCGCTGCTGCGCTGGCTGTACGCGCGCCGCAAGCCCAACCAGTCCTTCAAGATCGCCTTCGACCAGGAGATCCAGCGGCTCTACGACGAGTGGGACTCGCTGGCGCGCAAGGTCGCCGACAGCTCGGTGCTGCCGGCCGACGCCGCCGCGTACGCGCGGGCCATCGGCACGGCCGCCGGTGAGCTGCCGCGTACGCCGCGCCCGCTGCCGTACCGCACGCTCGCGTCGGTCGCCGACATCACGGCCGGGCACGACGAGCAGACGCTGCGCATCCTGAGCGAGCTGGACCCGGAGAACCCGCTGACCTCGCTGGACGAGGCCCGGCCCCGTCTCGACCGCGCCGAGAACTGGATCACCAGCCAGGTCCCGGCCGAGGCCCGCACCATCGTCCGCGACGAGCCGGACAAGGAGCTCCTCGGCTCGCTGGACGACGAGGGCCGGGAGTCGCTGCGGCTGCTCCTGGAAGGGCTGGACTCGCACTGGTCCCTGGACGGGCTCACCACGCTCGTCTACGGCGTGCCGAAGATCCTGGCGGGCCTGGAGCCGGACGCCAAGCCGACGCCCGAGCTGAAGGTCGCGCAGCGGTCGTTCTTCGCGCTGCTGTACCGGCTGCTGGTCAGCCGGGACACGGGGCCGCGGCTGCCCACGCTGCTGCTGGCCGTGGGGGCGGAGCGGGTGCGCAGGCTCCTGGGCGCATAGCGGTCCGGCTGTTTCGTACGTACGGAGGGCCGTCACCCGGTGATTCGGGTGACGGCCCTCCGTCGTTGCCGTCGATCGGATGCGGGCTGCGGGACAGCCCTCGGGGGCTCAGGCGATGTGGTCCGCTTCGAGTTCGGCGTGGTAGCGGTTCTTGAACTCCGGCATCAGGCGGCGGATCAGCGCCGCGCTGCGCGGGTGCCTGACGTTGTGGCCGTCCGTGACGTGTATGTCCAGGGCGTCGACGCTCGGGTAGTCGTTGTGCTGGTTCACGAACGCGGCGAACACTTCGTACGCGATCTCGGCGAACTCCGCGTCCTCCTGCGCCCACTCGGCCGGGTCCGGCTCGGGCTCCTTGGCCTGCTCCATGGCCTGTTCCGGGAGCTGCGGCTGTTCGTGGAGCTGAGGCTGTTCATGGGCCTGCTGGACCTGTTCCTGCTGCTGGTGCTCCGCGGTGCGGGGGCCCGGGACGGCGCCGATCGTGCCCACGTTGCCCAGGGGGCGGGTGCGGCCGCCGGGGCCCGACGGGACCATCACCGGGGTCGGCTCCAGACCCTCGACGTACGTCGGGTTGTAGGCGCTCTCGTACGCGTCGTCCGGCACCTGGGGCGCCGCGAACCACGGGCTCTCGTGCGAGCCGGGGCCCTCCTGGGGCCATTCCTCGGCGGCGGCCGGGTCGGAGGGGTGGCCGTGCTGCTGGTGCGGCCCGTGCAACTGGTGCTGGTGTTGCGGCTGGTGGTGCTCGTCCTGCTGGGCGTACTGCTGCTCGGGGGCGTACGGCAACTCGGGCTGGGACTCGCCCGATTCGACCTGGGCCGGAGCGGGGGCCGGGGGCAGCAGGGCCGGTTCGATGCCCGCGGCGGCGAGGCCGGCCGGGCCGGTCTCGGCCAGCGGGACCCCGTACTTCGCCAGGCGCAGCGGCATCAGGGACTCGACGGGGGCCTTGCGGCGCCAGTTGCGGCCGAAGCGGGCCTGGAGGCGGGCCTGGTAGATCAGCCGGTCCTGTTCGAGCTTGATGACCTGTTCGTAACTGCGGAGCTCCCAGAGCTTCATCCGGCGCCAGAGCCGGAACGTCGGTACGGGGGAGAGCAGCCAGCGGGTGAGCCGGACGCCCTCCATGTGCTTGTCGGCCGTGATGTCGGCGATCCGGCCCACCGCGTGGCGGGCGGCCTCGACGGAGACCACGAAGAGCACCGGGATGACCGCGTGCATGCCGACGCCGAGCGGGTCGGGCCAGGCCGCGGCGCCGTTGAAGGCGATCGTCGCGGCGGTCAGCAGCCAGGCCGTCTGGCGCAGCAGCGGGAACGGGATGCGCAGCCAGGTCAGCAGCAGGTCCAGGGCGAGCAGGACGCAGATGCCCGCGTCGATGCCGATCGGGAAGACCAGGGAGAAGTCCCCGAAGCCCTTCTGGAGGGCGAGCTCGCGCACCGCCGCGTACGAGCCCGCGAATCCGATCGCGGCGATGAGCACCGCACCGGCCACCACGAGACCGATGAGTATCCGGTGGGTGCGTGTCAGCTGCATCGCGGCCACCCGCGTTCCCCTCCCCGTTTCCCGTATCCGACGTCGTGCTGTGACGTCTTTCTCGGCGTCCTGCTGCGACTTCTGGCGGGCACAGCCTGGCACATGGGAACGCGGCGTGTTGCGCGGGGAGGGGCGAAGCCCGGTACTCGGGGGAGCGCCGGGCTTCGTAAAGCTGCTTATGGGCAGGGGTGTTGAGAGGCCCTAGCTCGTCTTCTTGACGGACGTCTTGTGGGCGGAGGTCTTCTTGTCCGTCGTCTTGCTGCCCTTCGACTTGCCGTCCGAGGAGTCGTCGCCGGACGCCTTGGGGTCGTCGGCCTTGTCCGTGGCCTTCTCGCTCGGCTTGTCCGAGCCGGCCGGCTTGTCCGACTTCGCGCCGGCGGCGACGGAGGCCACCGCCTCCCTGGCCGCCTTCTCGGCGCCCTTCAGGATGTCGTCGGCGGAGGGGGTCTTCGAGCCCGCGTAACCCGCGCCGTTGTAGGTGAGGGTGATGACGACGTTCTCCGTCCGGGCCACGACCGTCGCGTACTTGAAGTCCTCACCCGTCTTGGTGAGGTCGTAGGTGATCTTGGTGGCCTGCTCGCCGATGCCGCTGACGGGCGCTTCGGCGACCTTCTTGGCACCCTCGGCCGCCCTGGCCTTGGCGACCTGCTTCTCGAAGTCCTGCTGCGCGCGCTTGGCGCCGCTGCCCAGGGCCTGGTCCGAGTCGAAGCGGGTGAAGCCGACGTCGAGCCAGCGGTACTGGGAACCCTTCACCCCGTTGTCGTCGAGGCCGTTCCAGGAGCAGCCGGCGCGGTACGAGGTGTCGCTGGAGGTGGTGGCCGTGCCGTTCTTGGACTTCGCCGCGGGAACCAGGGAGGTGACCGTCTTCTTGGTGATCGACTTGCACGGGTCGGGCAGCGCGGCGAACTTCGCGGGCTCGACGGTCGGCTCCGCCTTCTTGCTCGCGCTCGGCGATGTGGACGACGCGGACGAGCCCGATTCCTTCTTGTCGCCGGAGTCCGACGAGCAGCCGGCGACGACGAGCATCACCGGAACGGCGGCGCAGGCGAGTATGCGGGAGAGTCGCGGGGCTGAACGGTGCATGGTTCCTTCACTCGGGTGGCGCGGCGGGCGGGCTGCCAGGTGGTCGGGCGGGTGGTCGACCGGTGTTCCGGAGGGTGTCCCGGAGGCTGCTCCGGAGGGGTTTCCGGAGGGCCACGGTACGACGGACTGCTACGGGATGCCGCCCCGGCCGGGGGCCCGGCGGTCGGGGGCGACGCGTGCCAGGGGCGCCCGGGACGGGGTCATTCGCTGAACTTGTCGACCAGGTTCCGGGCCACTGCCTGGGCCTTCTCCTGCAGTTCCTTGCTGTCGGGGACCATGCTGGAGACGGTCGGCTGCTCGGTGTACTCGACGGTCACGATGACGTTCGATGTGCGAAATACCACGCTCACCGTGCGGTGCTGTGCGGTGGAACCTGCCCGGGTGAGCAGGTCGTCCAGAAACGCGTTGTCGCCGAGGTCGTCGAGGACGCGTGGCTGAAGGCTCTCGTCCGGGCCGCCGGAGCCGCCGTCGGTGTTCCCGTCGTCGGTGTTCTCGCCTTCGGGGGTGGGGCCGGCCAGGGCGTGCGAGGCGGAGTCCGAGCCGGAGCCCGAGGTGGAGTCCGAGGCGGGATCGGAAGCGGCGGGGGACGTCGGCTTCTTCGTGCCCTTCGTACCGTCCTTCGCGCTGTCCTTCGTACCGTCCTTCGCGCCGTCCTTCGTGCTGCTGTCCGTGCTGCTGTCCGCGCTGTCGGGGGTCGCGGAGGGCGAGGTCAGGCCGGCGGAAGTCTCCTTCTCCGTGTACACCTCGCGGGCGCGGTCGTCGTCGCTCACGACGGGGTCGTAGGACACGACGCGCTCGAAGTCGATGGACAGGGTGTGCGAGGAGGAGGGGGCTTCGGACTTCCAGCGGCAGCCGACCCGGCGGTCGGTGTTGTAGGTGACGGCGGCGGTGCCCTCGTACACCTTCTTCTGCTGCTCCTCGGAGAGTTCGGCGGCGCCCGGGAGCAGGTCCTTCAG contains the following coding sequences:
- a CDS encoding DUF2637 domain-containing protein; this translates as MQLTRTHRILIGLVVAGAVLIAAIGFAGSYAAVRELALQKGFGDFSLVFPIGIDAGICVLLALDLLLTWLRIPFPLLRQTAWLLTAATIAFNGAAAWPDPLGVGMHAVIPVLFVVSVEAARHAVGRIADITADKHMEGVRLTRWLLSPVPTFRLWRRMKLWELRSYEQVIKLEQDRLIYQARLQARFGRNWRRKAPVESLMPLRLAKYGVPLAETGPAGLAAAGIEPALLPPAPAPAQVESGESQPELPYAPEQQYAQQDEHHQPQHQHQLHGPHQQHGHPSDPAAAEEWPQEGPGSHESPWFAAPQVPDDAYESAYNPTYVEGLEPTPVMVPSGPGGRTRPLGNVGTIGAVPGPRTAEHQQQEQVQQAHEQPQLHEQPQLPEQAMEQAKEPEPDPAEWAQEDAEFAEIAYEVFAAFVNQHNDYPSVDALDIHVTDGHNVRHPRSAALIRRLMPEFKNRYHAELEADHIA
- a CDS encoding DUF3558 domain-containing protein, which codes for MAYAAGTALLAALVVGCSTDTGTGGSAADSKPGETPVAVAAPGKYRTLPEPCGAIATSTLKDLLPGAAELSEEQQKKVYEGTAAVTYNTDRRVGCRWKSEAPSSSHTLSIDFERVVSYDPVVSDDDRAREVYTEKETSAGLTSPSATPDSADSSTDSSTKDGAKDGTKDSAKDGTKGTKKPTSPAASDPASDSTSGSGSDSASHALAGPTPEGENTDDGNTDGGSGGPDESLQPRVLDDLGDNAFLDDLLTRAGSTAQHRTVSVVFRTSNVIVTVEYTEQPTVSSMVPDSKELQEKAQAVARNLVDKFSE
- a CDS encoding helix-turn-helix transcriptional regulator produces the protein MATPEAGEFAALLKELKDRSGRSYGVLAGRLHVSTSTLHRYCNGDAVPNEYAPVERLARLCGAGPDELVELHRRWIVADAARRRPAAAAPAPAAAAASAPAPAEPVRDAVSDKVPDASADTSPDAGRGSRAEAEAGAGAGESSGGRDGKAGGDGGGTFVSVPTPEPTFEAEPTIVAGGASRPRRFLPSRRARVLLAAAAVVALSVPTSIVVSNLSGKDTDDLSNAPAVDGQDMDGSAPALLGRDRSPTASPSGAKKSGKPVLSGSATVSSPPSGGASATSGRHGTGAGSGGQQSGGVPLSATISSYNWEEPCGKYYVLDQKPNDVPPPPPPQDTRGWARALGGVDGGNMLLEVTVQGKSGQAVVLNGLHVRTLSRKAPLAWSAYSMGEGCGSGITPQSFDIDLDDGRPTLTPVAGQQGDVRVPPKNFPFRVSSTDVEVFDLDAHVEGHDVSWYLELEWSSGGREGTLRIDDGGKPFRTSSIKARPEYRYQYDTAQWETAEPN
- a CDS encoding DUF3558 family protein, which codes for MHRSAPRLSRILACAAVPVMLVVAGCSSDSGDKKESGSSASSTSPSASKKAEPTVEPAKFAALPDPCKSITKKTVTSLVPAAKSKNGTATTSSDTSYRAGCSWNGLDDNGVKGSQYRWLDVGFTRFDSDQALGSGAKRAQQDFEKQVAKARAAEGAKKVAEAPVSGIGEQATKITYDLTKTGEDFKYATVVARTENVVITLTYNGAGYAGSKTPSADDILKGAEKAAREAVASVAAGAKSDKPAGSDKPSEKATDKADDPKASGDDSSDGKSKGSKTTDKKTSAHKTSVKKTS
- the argS gene encoding arginine--tRNA ligase encodes the protein MASVNSLASTLQQQLADALTAALPDAGTADPLLRRSDRADFQANGILALAKKLKGNPRELASQVTAALPAGGLIKEIEVSGPGFLNVTLADRAIIETLAARAADDEGRLGVPYNSAAGTTVIDYAQPNVAKEMHVGHLRSAVIGAAMAQILEFTGESVVRRHHIGDWGTQFGMLIQYLIEHPGELTHEGDGGEADGEAAMSSLNRLYKASRVLFDSDEEFKARSRDRVVALQAGDEETLALWQRFVDESKIYFYSVFNKLDMEIRDADIVGESGYNAMLEETCRILEESGVAVRSEGALCVFFDDVKGPDGNPTPLIVKKSNGGYGYAATDLSAIRDRVQNLKANTLLYVVDARQALHFKMVFETARRAGWLNEDVKAVQLAFGTVLGKDGKPFKTREGETVRLQDLLDEAIDRASAVVREKAKDLTEDEITERATQVGIGAVKYADLSTSAARDYKFDLDQMVSLTGDTSVYIQYAHARSRSIKRKAGELKSQPHPELELAPAERALALHLDQFAEVVAEVATAYEPHKLASYLYQLSSLFTTFYDQCPVLKPEVPGDVAENRLFLSDLTARTLHQGMELLGIRTPGRL
- the lysS gene encoding lysine--tRNA ligase, producing the protein MQTVAQSQSSTEADWVSRFADDVIAESERRAPGKPVVVASGLSPSGPIHLGNLREVMTPHLVADEVRRRGYTVRHLISWDDYDRYRKVPNGVPGIDESWAEHIGKPLTSVPAPAGSAYPNWAEHFKAAMTAALDELGVEYDSISQTEQYTAGAYREQILHAMRHRADIDAVLDRYRTKKDPAAAGAKGGKKPQQQKKVDEAEQEAEAGSGAASEDDGSGGSAGYFPYKPYCGNCEKDLTTVTSYDDDSTELNYTCTACGFAETVRLSEFNRGKLVWKVDWPMRWAFEGVIFEPSGVDHSSPGSSFVVGGQIVREIFDGVQPIGPMYAFVGISGMAKMSSSKGGVPTPADALKIMEAPLLRWLYARRKPNQSFKIAFDQEIQRLYDEWDSLARKVADSSVLPADAAAYARAIGTAAGELPRTPRPLPYRTLASVADITAGHDEQTLRILSELDPENPLTSLDEARPRLDRAENWITSQVPAEARTIVRDEPDKELLGSLDDEGRESLRLLLEGLDSHWSLDGLTTLVYGVPKILAGLEPDAKPTPELKVAQRSFFALLYRLLVSRDTGPRLPTLLLAVGAERVRRLLGA